The following proteins are encoded in a genomic region of Vigna radiata var. radiata cultivar VC1973A unplaced genomic scaffold, Vradiata_ver6 scaffold_282, whole genome shotgun sequence:
- the LOC106779487 gene encoding cytochrome c oxidase-assembly factor COX23, mitochondrial, translating into MASKGSTPPYPSAARIADSQCFPQYTASLKCLEKFNSDKSKCQEHFDVYKECKKKEREARLERNKNRSLFS; encoded by the exons ATGGCGTCAAAAGGTTCAACACCTCCGTATCCCAGTGCTGCTAGAATCGCCGATTCTCAGTGTTTTCCGCAATACACCGCTTCTCTCAAAT gtttagaaaaatttaattctGATAAGAGTAAATGTCAAGAACATTTTGATGTTTACAAGGAGTGCAAGAAAAAAGAG AGGGAAGCACGATTGGAACGAAATAAAAATCGGTCCCTCTTCTCATGA